Proteins from one Mytilus galloprovincialis chromosome 11, xbMytGall1.hap1.1, whole genome shotgun sequence genomic window:
- the LOC143050942 gene encoding tight junction protein 2-like has translation MLMEYPDRFESPQQDNHGSEDEKKTRSGIIRLGAIKEIINKRKHCLLDVTPNNVDKLNYAQYYPIVIFLKAESKNVVKESRSRLAKGSSKNPKKLYEQSLKLEKMYSHLFTGAVVQNNTDIWFRRVLEVIEVQQKQQIWMSEGQVSYFPLYLYSETCLNQTSS, from the exons ATGTTGATGGAATACCCAGATAGATTTGAATCACCTC AACAAGACAACCATGGGTCAGAAGACGAGAAGAAAACAAGATCTGGTATTATAAGACTTGGTGCAATCAAAGAAATTATCAATAAG AGAAAACATTGCCTGTTAGACGTGACACCTAACAATGTTGACAAACTAAATTATGCACAGTATTATCCGATCGTCATCTTCCTAAAAGCAGAGAGTAAAAACGTTGTCAAAGAATCTCGGTCTCGCCTGGCTAAAGGTTCAAGTAAAAACCCAAAGAAACTTTATGAGCAAAGTTTGAAGTTGGAGAAAATGTACAGTCACCTCTTTACTG GTGCAGTTGTACAGAATAACACAGATATTTGGTTTAGAAGGGTATTGGAAGTTATTGAGGTGCAGCAGAAACAACAGATCTGGATGTCAGAGGGACAAGTGAGTTATTTCCCATTATatttatacagtgaaacctgtttgaACCAAACCTCTTCGTGA